In a single window of the Elaeis guineensis isolate ETL-2024a chromosome 8, EG11, whole genome shotgun sequence genome:
- the LOC140851211 gene encoding uncharacterized protein, with protein sequence MVNLESTREYFCTLNSSDKPDIVISFLYCHTGLSPPQLCAFIHCRPTVLAVDVYTNLLPKLKLLEPLLPSPSPTKDLTYLATTSASTFGYSATHLAPAINLLRSLLPPSEPRAAIAALCRCSWVLTIKPNKILSCNVNLLHHCGLDPSAIIEKAPNLLILKLDILDAPFVAMEEDLSIASSSDCYLDAVNLVASMPKEDLLKKMKMLANYGFS encoded by the exons ATGGTGAACTTGGAAAGCACTCGGGAATATTTTT GCACCTTGAATTCCTCTGACAAGCCCGACATTGTCATTTCCTTCCTCTACTGTCACACTGGCCTCTCCCCGCCCCAGCTCTGCGCCTTCATCCACTGCCGCCCCACTGTCCTCGCCGTTGACGTCTACACCAACCTCCTCCCTAAGCTCAAGCTCCTCGAGCCCCTCCTACCCTCCCCTAGCCCCACCAAAGACCTCACCTACCTCGCCACCACCTCCGCCTCCACCTTCGGCTACAGCGCCACCCACCTCGCCCCCGCCATCAACCTCCTCCGCTCCCTCCTCCCCCCATCCGAGCCCCGTGCAGCCATCGCCGCCCTCTGCCGCTGCTCCTGGGTCCTCACCATCAAACCCAACAAGATCCTCTCCTGCAACGTCAACCTCCTTCACCACTGTGGCCTCGACCCCTCCGCCATCATTGAAAAAGCCCCTAACCtcctcatcctcaagctcgaCATCCTCGACGCCCCCTTCGTTGCCATGGAGGAGGATCTTAGCATCGCCAGCTCCTCTGACTGCTACCTGGATGCCGTCAACCTGGTGGCCTCCATGCCTAAAGAGGACTTGCTAAAGAAGATGAAAATGCTTGCCAATTATGGATTCAGTTAG